In the genome of Mesorhizobium sp. NBSH29, the window CTTGATCTGGGCGACGTTTTTTGGAGCGATCGCCGGGTTGAGCGCGATGGTAACGTCGCCGCCCTCCAGCGTGATGATGAGAGTGTTTTCCGCATCCGCCGCAAAGGCCGATTTGCCGACCAAAAGGCTGGTGGCTACGAAAAAGAGCGTGAAAGCGAGCTTCTTCAGCGTCATAGGTATTTCCTGAACTTTTCTACTTTTTTGAGAATCTTATGGCGAGTGCTTCTGCTACCGCATCTGGCACAAAAGGGGTTATATCGCCGCCCATCGATGCGATCTGGCGCACCAATGTGGCCGTAATCGTACGAACTGAGGGACTTGCCGGCAAAAACACCGTCTGCAGATCGGGAGCCATCGTCTCGTTCATGCCGGCCATCTGCATTTCGTAGTCGAGGTCGGTACCGTCGCGCAGCCCGCGGATCATGATCGAGGCGCCATGCTTGCGAGCCGCATCGATCACCAGCCCTTCAAAAGGCACCACGCGGATGCGCGGAGCATCCTTCTTGCCCATTTCGCGCGCCGATCTCTCGATAAACGCAACGCGCTCCTGGAGTGAAAACAAAGGTACTTTGGAAGGCTGGATGCCAATTGCAGCATAGACTGTGTCGGCCACTGCGAGCGCCGCCTTCAGCACGTCCAGATGGCCGTTGGTCAACGGATCAAACGAGCCGGCATAGATGGCGATACGCTCTGTCATGGTTGGCGGTTCTACCGGTCATCGGGACCAAAGGCAATTTGCTATTCTACCCAGAAATTGGGCCAGCGCGCTGCGAGTGAACCGAACATGAACCCGACGCTCACGAAAAGTTCAGCGGCATTTGTGCAAACAGCAGCAAGAAAAATGAAACCCAATCGGCACTTGGCCGTTATTGCAGCAACAGGAGACATCAAAATGATTATTTTCATGCTCGCCGCCGCCATGACCATCGCAATGCTGATCGCCACCGTGTTCGGTATTCATCACGAAGCCCAGAGCGTTCGGATGCGCGACAGCTACGACCGCTTTCCTCCCTTTGGCACCCGCTAAAGCAATTCAGGCCGGATAATCTCCGGCCTGAATTGTTTTGCTATGCCTCCGGGGGCTGATCGTTTGGCTCCGAAGCGTCGACGCTGATCTCTACGCCTTCAGCTTCGGTGTCGATCTCGTCCTCCTCGCTTTGCGGTTCCGAAATCCGCTCTACTGAGACGACTTTCTCTTCCTTCGACGTGTTGAAGATTGTCACGCCCTTGGTCGCGCGGCTGGCA includes:
- the coaD gene encoding pantetheine-phosphate adenylyltransferase, whose amino-acid sequence is MTERIAIYAGSFDPLTNGHLDVLKAALAVADTVYAAIGIQPSKVPLFSLQERVAFIERSAREMGKKDAPRIRVVPFEGLVIDAARKHGASIMIRGLRDGTDLDYEMQMAGMNETMAPDLQTVFLPASPSVRTITATLVRQIASMGGDITPFVPDAVAEALAIRFSKK